The following DNA comes from Papaver somniferum cultivar HN1 chromosome 4, ASM357369v1, whole genome shotgun sequence.
TTGGCATGGTATGCATCACACAAACCTTACTATCGTCATAATCTGATTTATATAAATATTCATTTGTAGTTTTTAAATCATTTCAATAGTTCAAATTTATTTTCTGATTAGGTGAGTAATCTACTTGAGAGgttaaagaaaaggaaaaaaaaaaccagaaaaaaacTTCCTATACGCAATCCTACACAATCCATAGAAATAGTACGCAAAAACAAAAGGGAAGAAGGGTTTGAATGCAAACCACAAATGCCACAGCTGAAATGAAATTCGTTCCCAAGTTAATAAAATCAGAGACACCAGAAACTCCTTCTCAAAGTATATCAGCCAAGTTAATAGCTTGATTAGGGATGGTCTCGACATTGTATTTCAAAGCGACAATTTCTTCTTGTACTTAAACCGCAAGCCTACGTCTCTTAAAGGAAAAGGGGGTCGTAACAGTACCGATAGTTATTACTCCCATGGACTTCACAATTCCGGCAATTAGTAGAGGCACACCAGTTTCCCTTCACCCATTCCAGCCTGCAGTAATAAGATGATTAAGAATTTTTATGGTGGTGGACTTGCAGGATGACTGTCGTCATGTTCATATCCAGATTTTTTGATGGAGATTTTTTGCACAACGATATTGATGGATCGAAAGCACTTGTTTTTTACGTCATATAGAAAGCATCAAGGTTTCTCACTTTACAAACACCGGGCCTTCTTGACTTTTGCTTGTTCAATAGCCTGACTGCATataaacataaaaaaagaaaacctCAATCACCGCAAACTATATCAAAcacatgaacaaaaatataaagcAAATGCATTTCTTGCTTTTAATCAATACATTGCCAATTTAGCTAATAAGCAAAAGCAAATAATGCTTTGGGAAGAGCAAAGAATGCTGGCACAATGATAACCAATAGTTTTGAGCATTTGAAACCAAAATGATAACATAATGCAACGGTAGGAAGCTCAGGTGTAAAAATGGATGTATATACTCAAGTAAGTATGGTAAATAGTAAAATGAGAAGTCATTAAAGACCTAAATAGTGGTTAGAAACAGACTAAAAAACTTCATAACTATCTATTTCAAGACCGAAAAGGTGCTGAAAACAATAACCTCCTTGGATGACACCATCATTTGATCCTGGTCAAAAATTTTGCTATACACGCACAACTAAAGAACTCAAtatcataaaatcacaaaccaatTAAATTAGAAATATTTTATAAAAGGGTCGTATGTTTTTTTTGCTATATTAGGATCTGGGTCATAGAACATACGGTTGATGTTTTGGGGTCGTAGATTAATGGGGATTGTTAAAAATCTGTTATTTTGACTTATTGACTTTTGTCAAAAACTAAGACCGTTTAAAAGAGTAACTCTGTTAGTCACTGATTGGCGCATGATTTTTTATTCTCCATCCAGCGGCCGTAAAATCACATAAAGCCTAAAATTTTCCATTTTTGTCTTGCAAGTTAGAATATCTTTCTTCCACTACTGTCGACGATCATACCTAGCTTATTTATCTTGCAAATGCTTTCCTCACTCTTTACCCTTTTATAATCATGATCTTCTAAGAACAGGGTGCAAGGGTAGctaacttttttcatttttttctttcaaatatacccaaatcaaatcttcaaaacaaaaatcaatttcaaataatTTGGGGATCTTCATTCATAGTTTATTTTCTAACAATATATCAATAAGACTTATTGGACTTGTTGCTACTAATACACCCTACTAATTGCCATGATTATCAAATCTATATGGATAGAAATAGCAAAAAAGGGTGTTATCTGACTTGGAAAATTAGGTCCTCACTGGTATGAAGTTAggtttgtgatgtgattgattcaGTACCCTAGGTTTAGTTATAGAATTTAAGAAACAAGGTTGGATCCCATTTGAGATGTAGAAGATGGTAGTGTTCTACTGTTCTTGCTCGATGTTGGAGGCATCTCTATTAATGGCCGACTTCCCCAatctcatcatcatcaaaaataattttattttccaCATATAGTTATATCCCTATTCTTTATGTTTGTACTTTAAATTACAgacaaaattttcttttatgagttgatTTCTTTTGATAAGATTGAGTGGGAGATCGTGAATTTTcgtatcttaaaaaaaaaaagaaaaaaacctcaGTGATCTATTTTATATGAGAGAAAGATTATGAAAAACTCTATTGGGCTTTATTTTAAGAAGTCGCCATTAATGGTGATTCCAAATTTTCACTATCGGATTTTTGAAGTTATTTGGTCAACAGCAATACGGATCGGATCGGATTTGATCTGATCTGTTAAAACCAAGTTACGCTTTTAACAGTGCAAAAATATGATATCATTTAGCTAGTTTATAAGGGCATTTTAACAATAAATCAGACAGTCAAAGTTAGTCTAAGACCCAAATGCATCAACCGCATGTTTTACGACCCAAACCCTAATATAGCCAAAAACATGCCATCCTTTTACAACATATCTTATTAAATTATAATGTGTGCAAGGACACTGTAGCATCTGATAATATGAATGAGCATAGTAGCAGATCTCATTGTTTCAGAGCAAAAAAAACTCCCATCATTAAGTTGTGCCTTAAAGCATAGTATGATAAGTTAATCTACTGTCTCTATTTGAGTGCCGGCATGCTATCAATAATGGTTAAAGTTGAACACTTGATGAATGGTGACCGCACCAAAAGCACACCATTGCATCAACGGGTAAAAATAATGAATTATTTCACACATGATCATCCATAAAGCATTCACATTCCAAATCGAAAGTAGCAAGAAATCTCCATCTTGATAAACTTACTGCTATTAAAAGATCAATAGTAATTTGAAATGATAAttaaacaaatcaaacataaacaGTGAATACAAACAGTATGATTAACCAAAGAAAACTCAAATTAAGAGTTGATACCGTCGATGTAGTACAACACCGTTGTCCCGTATATCTTGAATAGGAAGGATTGCCATCGGAGATTGAACATAAAAAAAACTAACTAATGTCCAAATCAGAGAGGTCATACcccaaaccaaaaatcaaaagaaattaggAAAAACAATAATTACTTTATCAATCAACCAAAATAGTAGTGAATGATGCATGGGATAATAGAGTTGTGCAATGAAATCAGCGAAAAGAAGTTAGGTACCCATTGTCAATTAATCTAAATCAACGAGAGTCATACCCGTGATAATAAATCTGTTCGATGGGTGAGTTTTATCTTCCGGTTAATTGATCGCTTAGAAGAGTGACGCCTTTGATTGATGAGATTCATTAGTCGCTCTGAAGAGTAACGCCTTCTACATTAAATGGCAAAATCGTCAGGCGGACGTTTCAAGGAGAAAAGAACATTATGGTTACACTCGAGGCAGTACTAATATTTGCATTGTGGTTACAACTATATCAAAGAAGAAAATTTTATTGGAGGTTAGATCGTAACCGTCCTTTAAGTGCCTAAATTGTATATCTCAAAACACTTTTAAATGCTCGATATGGACCGttctttatgtgtccaaactacAGAGAGTCGTCGATGTagtaaaacaccattgtcccttataatatagataaaaTTTGTGTATAAAAATTGATATAGAATTATATATACGCGTCCGCGTCCTGATTTTTTCTGAATGAAGTCGTGTCTGCATCGCCGAGTCCGTGTTCGTGCAACCCAGATTATGGGTAATCCATGCATGAGGCCTTAGCCTAGTTTTctcttttctaaaaacgattttttggggaccatggttttttggaggggaccatggttctacttttagtaagacatttagaagtaaatctaggtcaccccttatctagatatttatattaatacctaaactaccctcctgattaattttgggtattgattagtgaaatcattaagctaaagaagtagaattattgagagagtaaagttagagaagatgaagaagaaaaacatggaaaatatttttttttttcaattcactaagcttgagtattcaagtgatgatagctcatctgattcttcatctccatcctctcctagagtatttgttaatcttcacaatgatctagatatgagttatttcttagatggtgaatgtattcttccacaaactcaatctcaagatgaaaatgatagattttaccaaccacaacctgaggaagggtatttgggtacccaagtatgcttcaaacttagataatggtggttgaattggtccaaatattCACAAAACTgtatatttttataaaaaattcctactaggttcaggtagttcggttaccaagtgtgaagaacaggtaaccgaacacggagttcggttaataaatgtcaagaacatataactgaacacagagttcggtttctttcttcaaacacACACGTAGCCGAACTTTAGTAATAAGATTTACAGAggtatgttcggttagttcgcaaacttcaacgcaaccaagttcccaaccgaactacaggttaaaagtaacctagtgttagaagttcggttggttcgcaaacttcaacatattttgcgaatcaaccgaactgggcttatatatgcatatatgcaattaggcaaacgttctgttactacgaaatttatttcttggcgaattaggtagagttcggttacaaaatttcaaaggtagagttcggttacaaagaaaacttaacatttttgcgaacgaaccgaacttttggacttctcattaatttcgtaaactaaagttcggtgatatccttattttgcgaaggaaccgaacttatggacttgagttgttctaatacaaggagttcggttaagaaaaaattaattcgtgataaccgaactttttacgacgaaaccgaacgttttgcgacgtaaccgaactaaaagttcggctgagacttgttttttgcgacgtaaccgaacttttctctgagaaaaaaaccctccattaaacctctctgcaacttccattttcaactcattttgatgattacttctcatttattcaaccaaaaacgaatgacaagtaatgggtttgtgagaatatctttgttaatgttttaaattaagctatatgtatagaggtggtggtggtaatcggaggtggtggtggtaatcggtggttggtggtggtgataatcagaggtggtggtggtggtaatcggcggtgatgggtggtggtggtgggaggaggtggtggtggtaatcagtggtTGGTGGTGGCGATAATCGAaggtggcggtggtgggcggtggtgatgattatatatatatataggtggttattaggttggttttaaattaaattaggttaaggataggttagtcatttcaatgttttaggacaccccttataattaaaTGGAagttggcctaataaaaccattatCCACtcgaaaaaaccatggtccctaaaaataTCATTCTTCCTAAATGCGTGAGGCCTTAGCCTAGTTTTCCGTGCAACCCAGATTATGGGCTACATGTTATATTTAACATTCAGCAAATACATAAACCCTAAAACCCAAATACtcttgtggagaggaagaagaagaaattcaatTGCTAACGTCTCTCTCACTTACTAAAGGCTTAAACCCTAATAATGGCCGGACCTTATGGAAGAAAAAGAGGTAAATGATGAAAAACCCTCATCTTCTTTTAATTGTGATCGATTTTCAAAAGGTTATGTTTTGTACATTACTAACAGGGAGAGAGAGATCGAAATCAGAAGAGAAGAATGTAAAAAGCAAGCAATTCAAGAAAAAGAACGGCAGAATGGAGCATAAGTTTGCTTGTAGCCCATCACCTAGTTCTTCTCCAGGTATGCCAActgttttttctctctctctctattgcGTCCCGTCAATGGACTTTGGAGCTACGAATCAATAAAGCCTAAAACTTTGATTGTAAATTGGTAATTTGAGCTTACCCAAGTAACTCTTAGAACACAAGAATCCGGAGAAAAACCCGGTGAGAGTATCTTCTATATACACTTGCCAATTTTGAGCTTACCCAAGTTACTGAATCAGCACCGGAATAGATGGAATATCTGTATAAATCTTTTATATTTGTATCGATCAGAGATATCATCCGAAGAGGAGGAACCTAGAAGAAGCGTAGCTTCTGAGGAACTGGTGGTTCATAGAGAGCCTTCTATATATAACAACTTGTTAAACACTTTGGGTAAAGGAAGTGGTTCTTTTGCTAACTTCTATAAGAACAGGTATCTTTTTTACTCTTCGAAGATGTAGTTATAGATTTCGTAATTGTTGTGGTTTTATTAATGTAGTTGTGTTTCTAATTATAGACAAAGAGACGAAGCAGGTATAAGTCACTCGGATGAAGATGACGATGATGAAAATGGCACAGCTGAAGTGAAGGAGGAATCTGAGGAAGGTCAGGTTAATCTTATAATTTGGATATTTAGTATTTGAGAATTGTTCTTCAATATGTGACTTGGCCTATTTTTTTCATTGACATTCTGCTTCATTTTTCAGGATCTGATGGTGAGTCTGATCAGAGTGATTCCATGGAAGCTGATGTACAAGAACCTACACAGTCTTATATAATCGACGGTGAAGCATCTGCTACTGACCAAGAGGATGATGATGACTTAGAGGTTAATGGCGAAACTGATACCGATTCATCAGTTGTTTCAAGGTGGGTACTTTGGGACATATTCGTCAGATGTCGATTATATGACGTTTTTATTCTTCTTGGTTGCCAAGTTTCTATATTAGTCTGACAAACAGTCGTAACACATTTCTTGTATGTATAATGCTTGAGATTAAGTTTAACCAGATAGCTGTATTGCAAATTGTGTAGGTTCTTGTGGGTTAGAACTAGGGGATTCTTCCCTTCTGGCTGATAACTTTATATTTGTAGGGCTTTTATGATGTGAATTATTTCATGCAGCTCCTTCAATCTCCACTTGGGGCATATCCTATCAACAGACGAGGTTGCTGGTTTAACGGAAAAGCAGTGGAAATACAAATGGAAGGTGCCTGCTGTTGGCAGTTCAACAGCCATATGGATAGGGACAGGAGAGTGTTTGCAAGAGGTACTACCACTTCTGTTGATTGCTCATTAGCTTACTCGAGTATCATTTATTGCGTCACCGGTCTATTTGTATCTCTATCATTTGTGACTTCAAATTCACGATTTGTTTTGCAGGAGGTTGACGATAGTTCTTGTTATGGTCTAAAGCCAAAATTGTTTAAGCATTGGTTAGATTTGTATAAGACATCTGGAGGCAATGACTTTCATTCATCCAGGCAGAGACTGTTTTTCACTCTTTGTAAGTGATTATTTTCAGTATTCAACTTGAGAATGTATCATTATATTTTTAGGGTATTGTGGAGCTAAACGTCAGTCAACAACTAACCCATGCGCACAACCTGGCACTTAATTTGTTtccttcgtgttcttggtgttatcATACTTAGCCATCTCATTAGGATTTTATTCCATATAACTGAATCGATAAGCTGATGGTGAAGGATTGTCTATTGCAACAGAAAATTCATCATCTGACCTCATACCCTATGCGATCACTTAATGTCTTTGTGCTGATGTGTTTCCCGTGGTTGCTTGTTTGTTTATAAAAGCTTCATACATGCTTTTCAGGTACAAATTATCGTGACATATTCCACTGTAACAAGAAACCCTTCTACCTTAAAGGAGGCCAGGAAGAGGATTCAAGTATCATGGATTCATATATTATACATGCTGTATGTGCCAGTTTTTCTATGTTGCCATTGCACTCtttatgtttattttgttgcttTCACCATGCCATTTTCTCTTTACTGATGAAGTTCATAGATATCTTTTCTCCATTTTGTAGCTAAATCACGTGTTCAAAACTAGAGATTTTGTGACTAAGAATGAAGCGAAATTGGCCAAGCATCCAGAGAATGTTAGAGAAGAAGTTGTTAACAGCGAGAAATACCTTGATCATGGGTTTACTCGTCCCAAGGTATTGAGATTTTGCTGTGCTTCGTACACATAAATTAGCTTCAGTAAACCATGGCTAATTACAGGATAGTTATGTGACTTATGTCGTGGGACCTGGCCACTGTGCTATATTCTCATGCTTTAGATATAATGCCAGTTTCCATATGCTAGAAAGATGAGCTCTACTTTTCTTGCTGTTAATGTTTCCACATAAGTGCTTGCTGCTCTAGGTTTCATTTATCAACATTTCTGTTTACCTCTTAAGTTCTAGCAACAAATTAATACTCATGTGAGCACATACGTCTCTCTGTCTCTGTCTTATTTGGATGAAACTCTTGCCGATATTTCTGTTTTCATCAAAAGGAAGTTGATTAACACTAAATAAGCAATTTCATTATGTCCTTCTGTGAAGATGCCAACCTGAAATAACTATTTAATGTCCCTTCTGTTTTATAATCCTTAGTGGATGGCCTTTATTTTTGGCTTTAATCATTGACTTATAGTTACATTATGGTATTTCTTGGTATGTTTGCAGGTGCTGATTGTATTGCCATATGCAAGTATTGCACTTCGTGTCATTAAGAGGCTCATAACACTGACACCTTCATCACACAAAGTATGGCTATTAATATTACCTCAGTTTTATGTTAAGATCTAATTTGTTCAGTGGAAACTTCAAAACGTTGTTGGTGTCTGTATGTAATAGGTATAATTGGTTCCACATTTTCTTATTGATATTTCCGAGAAATATGTGTTTCATACTATGGATACATTTTCTAACAATAGGCCATGTCTGCATTAACTTCCTGTTTCATCATTCCGCTGGAAAGGGGATTGATGAACGTAGACTAGGCCAATATTAGCAGATATGGGTATGCCAGGAAATTGATTAGGAAGTGTTTGTGTATTTCCTAGAATTCAGTATTTATCTTGTTATCGATTTTCTTCTTGTGTTTTTTATTCTAGGTTAATGTAGAGTACACTGATCGGTTCCTGAAGGAATTTGATACTGCGGAGAACGATGTATCAGAAGATGTACATGACGGGGAGCGTTTAAAAATTAGGAAGTCTTCAAAACCTTCGGACTACAAAGCTCTTTTTGGTGGGATTAACAATGATCTCTTTATGCTTGGCATCAAATTTACAAGGTTTGATATATTATATTtcactattttgaaaaaaaaaactgaaacgcCTAATCAAAAACTGCGTAACAGGACCTCATTTGTTTTTCTGTTTGCTGAATCTGTAGGAGAAGCATCAAGCTATACAGTGACTTCTATTCCTCGGATATAATTGTTGCTTCTCCACTTGGACTAGTAAATGTATGTATCTATTACACTCTTAAAAGCATTACCGTCGTTAAGTATGATATTGACATGATACATTCTATCATATCTTATTAGAAAATCGAGGCCGCACAAATTAACAAAGAGAAAGATGTTGATTATCTCTCTTCAATTGAGGTATGGAATTTTgtttatacaatttttttttcctgagtGACTGCTACTTCCCTTCACTTTATCTGTCTTAGCAAATGCTTTGTTTACAAATCTCGAACTCAAGGATCTCTCTGATGGTTTTACAGGTTTTGATTGTTGATCATGCAGATGTAATATATATGCAGGTAAGGCACTCAAGTTTTAATCCACCGTCGGAACAATTTCAGctgattattaatattatttttcctCAACCCATCATCGATTTGTGCAGAACTGGGCACATCTGAACACTGTAGTTGAAAAGCTGAACCAAATACCAGCCAAGCAGCATGGAACTGATGTGATGCGCATTAGAAAATGGTTGGTTGTTGTTTTTCATTTGAAGATTAAAGCTTACAAACTTACAGTGTCACATCATTACCTTCAATTGTTTTTTATCTTAGTCTTGCCCCTGGTCTTATGTTAAAATTGTCTTTTCAAAGCTGTTTTGATACTTTCACGTTTCCTATGTCACATGTTTGTAAAATTGTAATTGCAATTTGCACAAGATGAAATATCAAAATCGTTTTACATGAAGTAAGATGATGTTCATTCCTCACTTTTTTAATGTTAAATCTCTTATCTTTGGTGTGGAGTACCATATGTGCAATATGCCgatggtttcatctaattttctgTCATTTTTAGGTATCTGGATGGGTACGCAAAGTTTTATCGCCA
Coding sequences within:
- the LOC113276555 gene encoding U3 small nucleolar RNA-associated protein 25-like translates to MAGPYGRKRGRERSKSEEKNVKSKQFKKKNGRMEHKFACSPSPSSSPEISSEEEEPRRSVASEELVVHREPSIYNNLLNTLGKGSGSFANFYKNRQRDEAGISHSDEDDDDENGTAEVKEESEEGSDGESDQSDSMEADVQEPTQSYIIDGEASATDQEDDDDLEVNGETDTDSSVVSSSFNLHLGHILSTDEVAGLTEKQWKYKWKVPAVGSSTAIWIGTGECLQEEVDDSSCYGLKPKLFKHWLDLYKTSGGNDFHSSRQRLFFTLCTNYRDIFHCNKKPFYLKGGQEEDSSIMDSYIIHALNHVFKTRDFVTKNEAKLAKHPENVREEVVNSEKYLDHGFTRPKVLIVLPYASIALRVIKRLITLTPSSHKVNVEYTDRFLKEFDTAENDVSEDVHDGERLKIRKSSKPSDYKALFGGINNDLFMLGIKFTRRSIKLYSDFYSSDIIVASPLGLVNKIEAAQINKEKDVDYLSSIEVLIVDHADVIYMQNWAHLNTVVEKLNQIPAKQHGTDVMRIRKWYLDGYAKFYRQTILLGSFPNPEINSLFNQLCVNYQGKVKSVTEYKGVLPKVLLQVRQMYERFDVTSIAEAADARFDYFTKKVFPKIKDSLQGGTMLFISSYFEYVRVRNFMQSQNASFCMISEYTKQSDISRARIWFFEGKQKIMLYTERAHFYHRYKIRGIRNLIIYSLPERKEFYPELVNMIEESDNRNCTVLFSRLDQLRLERIIGSTSTKRLTSSEKNLFVFC